The Chondrinema litorale genomic interval TCCCAATGATATTGAAAGTATAGATATTTTGAAGGATGCTTCTGCAACTGCCATTTATGGAGCAAGAGCTGGAAATGGTGTAGTAATTATTACCACCAAGAGAGGTAAAGAAGGAAAGATGTCTATCAATCTAGATACTTATGCTTCGGTGAGTGTGCTCGATCGAAGTAATTTTAGCATGCTTTCCGGAACCGATTGGGCAAGGTATTATTCTGAAATGATGGCAGAAACTGGCAATACCGATTACAAGGGAAAAGCCTTTGTAGATAAAGTATTGAGCGGTGCTGAATTACCTACCTACGATTGGTTCGATTATGCTAACAGAAATGGTAAAATAAACAGCTATAACTTGTCTGTAACTTCTGGTTCTGCTAAGTCTCAAATTTTCACATCGCTCAACTATTTTGATCAAGAAGGTATATTGCCAAACTCAGATATGAAACGCTATACCATTCGATTAAACAGCGATCATAAATTCGGGAAAAGGCTGAAAGTGGGAAACACTTTAGCGATATCTAGAAGTGAAGCGAATACGGTGGGAAATGTAGACGGAAATATCAATACAAAAAACTGGATAGGTAGGCTTTTACAAGCTAATCCATACAAACCTATTTTCGATCCGATTGATGGCGATTATGCTGGTTTATCTGCGCAAGATCCAGATGCCGAAGCGCAATTAGATTACCAGAATGAGCACCCGATCTGGAACATGGAAACCAATTATGATAAGGAAGTAAGAAATCGAATTTGGGGTTCTGTTTTTGCCGATTACGAAATTATCAATGGACTAACTTTCCACTCAATGGCATCGGTAGATTGGAGTTTTAATAAAACAGAAGTGAGAACACCTGCCAATACCATCGATGGTGCTGCTGCCAGAGATGAAACAACATCTTACCTAAGAATGAACTACAATGAGCCTCGCACTTGGTTTATCGAAAATACCTTGCGATACGAGAAGTCATTAGACAAGCACAACTTCAGTTTAATGGCAGGTTATCAAGCACAAAATAACTTGAATTTGGGTTTTGGTTCTAATGCTGGAGCTTTTGTTGATACCGATTATTGGTTTTTTAGCAGGCCTACATTAACCAACGAAATCACCGATAGTGAAGGCAATGTATTGGCTACGCAACCACTTGTTATGCCTAATGTAACCAACTACCAAAACGAATCTGCTTTTGTCTCTTTCTTTGGTAGACTTATCTACGACTTTAATGACAAATATTTGTTGACAGCCACTGTGCGTAGAGACGGTTCTTCTCGCTTTGGTGCTTCTCAACGATGGGGAATTTTCCCGGCGGTTTCAGCAGGTTGGCGAATTTCAGAAGAGGCTTTTATGCAAGATATATCTCAGGTATCTAACCTGAAATTGAGAGTAGGTTATGGTATTAGTGGGAGCGATAATACAGGTTTGTATCAATGGAATTCCACCATAGGTGCAGGAGCAGATCAAGAATATGTATTTAATGGGGGTGTAATTCCCGGAGCTACTTTGGTGAGGTTGGCAAATGAATACTTGAGTTGGGAAGAAATTAAAATGCTAAACGCAGGCTTAGACGTTGGTTTTTTTGGAGGTAAATTAGAGTTAACAATTGATTATTTTGATAAAACTACCGAAGGTCTTTTGCTCGCTTTTGCCCCAGCCGAAGAAGTGGGTTCATTAAGTAACCCAACAGGGAATTTAGGGGAGATCAACAACAAAGGAATCGAGCTTACTTTGAGAAGCGTCAATGTATCTACTGGTGATTTTAGATGGATAACAGACTTCAATATTTCATCAGTAAAAAACAAAGTAGTGAGTTTGCCAGAAGATGCAGATCGCTTTAATGGGGTGAACATTACCAGAGTTGGCGAAGAGATAGGAGCAATTTATGGTTTTGAAACGGATGGTTTGTTTCAAAACTGGGATGAAGTTTACAATCATGCTTACCAAAACCAGTCAGTTGAATCCTATAATGAAGAAACAGGTTTGCCGAACTACACAGGTAATACAGATGATGCTACCAAAGAAAACAATACGGCTCCTGGCGATATCAAATATGTAGATCAGAACGGAGATGGTTTTATCGATGCTGATAATGACAGGGTGATTATCGGTAGTACGATTCCCGATTTTACTTGGGGGCTCAACAACACAGTGAGTTATAAGGGAATTACACTGTCAGTTTTTTTACAGGGAGTGCAAGGAGTGGATGTTTATAACTCACTTAGAGTGGGTTTAGAAAGCTCTAACTCTTCGTTTGCCAATATGCGAGAGGATGTTTTGAACAGGTGGAAAGGGGAAGGTACAAGCAACAGTATTCCAAGAGCTGTGTTTAGTAACCCGAATTCTAATGGCAGAGCTTCGCAACATTGGTTAGAAGATGGCTCATTCGTAAGAATCAAAAACGTTAGACTCTCCTATTCTTTCCCGAAAGCTTTGTTGCAATCAATCAGGCTAGAAAATGCCGGAGTGAATTTTTATGCTGTGGGAACCAACTTACTCACCTTTACCAAATACAGCGGTTTCGATCCTGAAATCAGTTTGCGAGATGCCGATAACCCTGAAACAGCCGGAGTAGATGGCGGTGCTTATCCGCTATCGAGACAGTTCACACTGGGCATGCAATTATCTTTTTAAATATTGAAAATGAACACAATTATGAAAAAATATATCATTCTTTTGCTCACAGGATTTCTGCTGACAACCTGTACAGATATGCTCGATCAAACCGATCCGACAGGGCCTACTGGTGACAACTTCTTCCAAACTGAAAACGATTTGCAACAAGCAGTAGTAGCAGCTTATTCAGGCTTATCGCTTCCCATTTCCCTTCACCGATTAAACATCTTGGGATTCGAGCAATTTACAGATAATATCTACAATGGTTCGGCCACTGGAGATGGTGCTTTTGGCGCTTGGTCAACCTTTAGTTACGATACACAGAATCAAGCAATACAAGAGAATTACAGAGGTTTTTATCAGCTGATAAATATGTGTAATCAAGTAATAATTCGTGGTTCAGAAGCAGATGTAAGTGATGAGGTTTTAACTCAGGTAGTGGCAGAAGTTACTTTTCTGAGAGGATATGCCCACTTTATGCTCACTTTAATCTGGGGTGATGTGCCCATAGTAACAGAGATTACCAACGATCCTTCTGGTTTTGCACCTGAGGTTTCTACTGCAGATGAAGTTTACGAACAAGTAATTTCAGATTTAACTTTTGCAGAAGAAAATCTTTCATCAGTATCTGCTCAAGGAGGTAGAGTAAACAGTTGGACGGCCAAAGCCATGTTGGCAAAAGTCTATCTTTTTGGTGCAGATGAATTGGGTAATGATGCTTGGTACAGCATGTCAGAATCTAAAGCGGCAGAAGTAATCAACAGCAGTACATTCGGCTTGTTTAACGAACTTTCTACCCCGAAAGAAAATCTCGAATCGATCTTCCAAACTTATAATGAAAACGGCAAAGAACACATCTTTACAGTAAACCATTACAACAGTGGTGGCAATTGGAGTGACAACAATGTAGCATCAGAATTTCCGATGGCATCTACTGCTCGCCAAATGCGAAATAACAACAACATGTGGGGTTATGGTTGGGCTTATGTTTATGAGGCAATTGGCACGCAATGGGATGATGCCGATGCTCGAAAAGATTATAATTTATGGATGCAAGATGAACCGATTATTGTGAATGGCGATACTACTGGCTATTACGATCAAACCAATCAGAATCGTTGCTGTGCTAGAGCCAATGGAATGTGTTTGCAAAAGTTCTGGTATCAAGAAAACTCCAAGAATGTAAATGGTCGATCAACATTGGGTTTCCCAGTGATGCGCTATGCCGATTTGCTTTTGATGTATGCCGAAGCAGATTTACTTTCTGATGGAACTATCAGTGCAGTAGGATTAGAAGCAATCAACGAAGTAAGAAATCGTGCTGGACTAGAAGACCTGAGTTCAGGTGAGATTACGATTGAAAAGATTTTGGAAGAGCGCCGTTGGGAGTTGTTTGGCGAATCTAAGCGCTGGTTCGATTTTATGCGCAAAAGAAACTCTATGCCTAATCTATTTACCCAAGCTGCTGCAGCCATTGTTGCTGGAGATACTGATGGCGATGACAACGACTTTGCTGCCTTTACTCCGGCAAAACATTGGAAAATGCCATATCCACAGTCGGCAGTAGATAGAAATCCTAATCTTGTTCAAAAGCCAGCTTGGAGCGCTGGTGATTGATTTATCTTTCAAAAGATTGCTCTTAAAACCTGTTTCATTCTTGAATCAGGTTTTTTCTTAAATTTTAGTATTTTCATGTATCATGAGAAAAAGTGTATTCATATTTTTAATTTTCCTAGGCTTTCAGTTTTGCTGCAACTCTCAATTGTTTGCACAAGAGAAGATTAAGTTTCTGAATTTGAATACCTCTGATGGACTCTCTCAAAACAACATTCTCGATATTCAAGAAGACTATGTGGGTTTTATCTGGTTGGCTACCGGCGATGGTTTAAACCGCTATGATGGCACCAGTTTTAAAGTTTACAGAAAAGAGCTAAATACAGGAATAGATTTTTTCAATGTAAATGAGGTTCACGAATCAGCCGACAGTACTTTGTGGATTGGAACCAAAAATGGAGGTTTGTGCAAGTACAATCGAAAAGAAGATTCATTCCAGCAATACATCGACCGAGATGGTTATTCCCTTAGTAGAAAATCTGTAAATACCATTGCAGATGATGGCAAAGGCAATCTGATTATTTCTTATGAAACCGGAAAGTTGGTCTTACTAGATTTAGAGAAAAATATTTTCTATTGGGATTTCCTAAAATCTTTAACAGACAAATACGAGATTGAAGCGCTAACTGTAGATCGGGCTGGCAACCTTTGGTTAGGTGCGAATGAAGGAAAAATCATCCATGCTGTTTATGATAATAGCAGCCAATATTACCAAATCAAAAAAGAATGTAATACCACCGGTAGAATTAGAAACCTACAGTTTGGAGACAGTGTAATTTGGATTGCTTCTGATGAAGGTGTTTTGAGTTTGAATGTGGCTTCCGAAGAACTCAACAATCTGCCAGACTTGAATTATCGATTAGAAACTGTTTCTATTTCCGATGTACTCACAGACCAACAAGGTTACTGTTGGATAGGCACAAGTATTTTGGGTTTGTATCGCTATGACCCAAAGACGGGCGAACTGCTAGATTTTAAAGAAAGAGGCAAAAGTCAGCGTATCGTTGGTAATGGTATCACAAGCATTTATTGCGATAAGAATAACAATATTTGGATTGGCACATATGCCTCAGGAGTAAACCTATTTAGTAGGGAAAGGCACCTATTTAAGGAATATATGTTAATAGACGGTAATACAAATCCGTTTAAAGGGTCAAATGTGCCCTGCTTTGCGCTTTCTGATAGTAAAAATATATGGATGGCCAACGGAGGGGAGTTAAGTCTTCTAAAGACCGGAAAAGCCTATCATTACATCGAGACTGAAAAAGATTCTTTTCAAATACTCAATCAAAAAGTCAATCATTTTTACGAAGACAAAGCTGGCAATTATTGGATTGGCACTAGAAAACATGGCTTAAAATATTATCGAAAAGGAGAGGGCTTCATTCAAATAGAGCAATTGAAAAATATTTTTGTGAATGATATGCTCGAAACATCAGACAACAGGTTTTTTATTGCACATAACAAAGGCATAAAAGAAATTACGACTGATCTCAAAGTAAAAGAGATTGCCAATAATCATCCCGAAATACAAACTTATGTAATCAGCATTGCACAAGATGTCAACGGAGATTTGCTTATTGGTACCAACAACAGAGGTTTGTTTCGCTATAATGAAACCCAAGATACCTTGATGAAAATAGGAGGGGAAGAGATAAGCGAACCACTCAATGTTAGCGACATTCTTATAGATCAGCAAGAGCGAATTTGGGTGGGAAGTTTTGGTGCGGGTTTGCTATTGTACAACCGGAAAGAACATCTTTTAAAGCGAGTAGAGTTTGATATTCTTCCTCCAAGTGATATTGTAAAATCGATTGAAGAAGACAATGCTGGCAGGATCTGGTTTAGTACCAATAAGGGGATTTCCATGTATGAGCCAGAAACCAAACAGTTGTTTAATTATACCACAGACGATGGTTTGCAAGGAGATGAGTTTATCATTAATGCCAGTTTAAAAGATGCGGATGGCAATTTGCTTTTCGGTGGTTTCGATGGTTTTAACTATTTTGATCCTTTAGCATTTCAAGAGCAGAAAACTGAAAATGATGTTTTGGTTTCAGGAATTAATTTTTTGAATGAGAACAACCAAAAAGCCAAAATTCAGCATGACCAAAATGGAATTATTAAAAGTGCAAAGCTGCCATATTTCTTAAATGATTTCACTATTTCTCTGGCTTCCAGATACTTTGCTTACAAAGAACAGCCTGAGTTTTGGTATAAGTTGAGTGGTTACAAGGAAGATTGGGTGCATGTGAAAGGAGCCAATACCATTACCTTTACCAATCTCGATCCGGGTAATTACCAATTGATTGTAGATCCATCTAAGCTGCCAACAGAAAATACCCAACTCGAAATATTACAAATAGAAATCAATCCGCCAGTTTGGCAAACTGTTTATGCCTATTTGGCCTACACAGCTATATTGATTTTTTTAGTGATTTTGTTCAGAAGAAAAACACTGGCAAACGAAAAGCTAAAAGCTGATTTGCGGATAAAAGAACTAGATGCCAAAAAAATTATAGAGTTAAATAAACTAAAATCCAGTTTTTTTACCAATGTGTCGCATGAGTTCAGAACGCCGATTACGCTCTTGTTAGGTCCATTAGAAAGCTTAATGAAATCTACCAGAACCAATGAAAAGCTGTTTTTCAAATACAAATTGATGCATAAAAATGCCAAGGTATTACTGAGGTTGATCAATCAGATTCTTGATACTTCTAAAATCGAGTTTGGTTTTATGCCTTTGCAAGTTTCAAAAGGGAATATCATTTCTCACATAAGAGATATTTATAGTTCTTTTGAGTTTTTGGCAGATACACATCAGATCAAATACACCTTCGAATGTAATTTCCATAACCTGCAAGCTTATTTTGATAAAGACAAAGTAGAGAAAATCACCTACAACCTGCTTTCTAATGCTTTTAAATTCACGAAAGATGGTGGTGAAATTAGTGTGATTCTCAACCTGATTCCATCAAAAGAAAGAAGAGGTTATACAGATCGATTGATTATGACAGTTGGCGACAATGGCATTGGCATTAGTAAAGAAAATCTAGAATTGATTTTTTCTAGTTTCTATCAAGGGGAACAGCTTCCTCGACGCGAGCATATTGGTAGCGGTATCGGGCTTTCACTTACGAAACAATTGGTTAGTTTGCATCAAGGTAAAATTTCTGTGGAGTCTGAGTATGGTAAAGGAAGTTTGTTTTCTGTGGAGCTACCACTCAACAAAGAGAGTTACCCAGACTTTATCGACGACAATTATAAGGAAAGTCCAGACCGCCAACTCAATCTAGAGTTTGAAGACGAACTGGAAGCAATCAGTCTTACTTCTAATCCAACAAATCAAACTTACGAAAACTACGATCAGGTACTCATTATCGACGACAACTCAGATATTTTGGATTATCTCAACATCGAATTGGGCAATAAATACAGAATTTATCAGGCAACAGATGGCAAATCTGGTTTAGATATGGCGATTAGAAATATTCCAGACCTCATTATTACCGATGTGATGATGCCCGGATTAAACGGTTATGAACTTTGCGAAAAACTCAAAAAAGATCCACGAACTAATCATATTCCGGTAATAATTATTACAGCTCTGTCTGAAAGTAAAGACAAGATTAAGGGCTTGGAGATCGGAGCAGACGATTACATTACTAAACCTTTTAACATGGCGATTCTACAGCAAAGAATCGGAAATATTATTACAAACCGAACTAAGCTAAAAAAGCATTATGATGTAAAAGAGACTTTGCCAAATAAAATCCATTTTGAAGATGCGTTTATTCAGCAAGTAGCCGATAAGATTTTGGAACATATTCAAGAAGAAAATCTAACAGTAGAATCTTTAGCGAGTATGTTTAACATTTCGAGTATGCAACTTTACAGAAAAATTAGGGGAGCCTTAAATCTGTCGCCGAATGAGTTTATCCGATTTATCCGCTTAAATTGTGCGGCAAACATCCTCAGAAACCATAAAGAAAAAAACATTGCCGAAGTAGCTTACGAAGTGGGTTTTAAAGACCCTTCTTACTTTTCGAGATGCTTTAAAAAGCAATTTGAATTGAGCCCCAAAGATTTTGTAAATGAGTTGTTTCTGTGATTGTATGAAAACAAAAATGTCTTTCTGAGCGAATTAGAGCCTATTTGTAGAATTTTTACCTGAAATTGAAAGATTTATCCTAACACTTGGCTGGCAGTTCAATCTATATTCATGTTTAAAAAATGTGAATATGAAAACTACGAACTTACTAGTTGAGATTGAAGATAATTCTAAATTGCCCAAGTATCAGCAATTTGTAAATACTATACTAGACAAAATAAATTCAGGGGTATTGAAAGAAGGTGATCGGCTGCCTTCTATCATTAATTCGAGCATCGATTTTGACCTTTCGAGAGACACGATTAGCAGAGCTTACAAAGAGTTGTTTGCCAAAGGCGTAATTACTTCCATTTATCGCAAAGGTTATTTTGTTTCTAACACTTCTACCGTTTCGAGCAAAAAGAGAGTGCTGTTTATCACTGGCAAATGCAGTACTACCAACCAAATGTTTTACAACCAGATTGCCAGAGAAATGGAAAACCACCATATTCAGACAGATTATATGCTGAGCCATAACAACCTGAATATTTTAAAAAACATCATCAACAAAGAAGTTGGGAACTATCATATTTTTATTATCGAACCTCAAATTCTTTCTAAAAAAGACATCCTAGATTTATTTGATAAAAAAGCGGTGAGGAGTAATATCATTTTTTTGAATGATGATAATGAAGTAGTTCCAAATGGGATAGACCATGTTTCTTTCAATATAGACGAAGAATTATACAGCATTTTAAGCCGACTAACCAATGATTTAAAACATTATAAAACGCTCAATCTGGTTTTGCCGGAGTTCGAGTATTTTCCTTCTGGTTTTATTAATGGTTTTTTTAGGTATTGCGACGATCAAAACATTAAAGGCAAAATAGTAGAAGAACTCAAAGAGGTTGAAAAAGAGCACGGATATTTTGTGGTAGACGAACATACGCTCTTTTATCTGGCAGAACTAATGGAAAAGAAAGGATTAAAAGCAGGAAAAGATGTGGGTTTAATCACCTTGTTTGAAAAAGATTATCTCAAATATATGTTTAACGGCATTACTTCTATCAACTGGTTTAGTGGAAAACTTGCCCGATATATCGCTCATTTTATTGTACACAAAAAAGCCGAAGAGCAACATTGGCCGGCAGTGCTTTACATGAGAAATTCAATTTAGCATACATGTAGTCATAAGTATCAGGATATATTAATGCATGTTCTTAGAGCTTACTATCGGAGGTAGTAAGTTCTTTTTTTATCCCTCATTTTATTGTGGTAAACTTTATATTTGAAGCAATTCCTAGAAAATTATGATTGATAAAGAAGATATACCCAGACTCTCAAGACTTACAGCTATTTTAACCATTCTTCAATCTGGCAAAGCCATTACTGCTGCAGAACTGGCAGAGAAATTTAGTGTGAGCAAAAGAACCGCTTATCGCGATTTAAAAGCATTGGAAAGGGCAGGGGTTCCTGTTTTTTCAGAAGAAGGAAAAGGTTTTTCTCTGGTTGATGGTTTCAGGCTGCCGCCGATTATGTTTACCGAAGAAGAAGCCAATGCGCTCATTACCGCAGAAAAGCTGATCGATAGTGGTAAAGATGATTCACTTATCAAAAACCACAAAGAAGCAATTTCCAAGATAAAAGCAGTTTTGCGCTACTCTAGCAAAGAAAAAACACATTTGTTGGGAGAACGAATGGTAGTTTTTAATAACTATCAAAAAGAAATAACCAGCGATTCGTTGGCATCTGTGCAAATGGCGATTACGCATAATCAACTTATCAAAATTAATTATCATTCTCTGGGCAAAAATGAAAAAACATGTAGAACAATTGAGCCTTATGCCCTTTACAATAGCAGAGAAAACTGGATTTTAATTGCTTGGTGTAAATTGAGAGATAATTACAGAGAATTTCGACTAGATCGCATTGATACTTATCAAATAATGCCAGACAAGTTTAAAGATCGAGATTTTGAGTTGATGGAATATTTTAGAATGATTTATCAGTACGACCAGAACCAGTGACACTGGGTTGTCACACTTCTGTACTAGCATTGTTTTTTTAATCATCTAAAAAATAATATTGAATGGAAACACAGGAGTTAGCATCTTTTAATGTGGTAGGTTTAGCTGTAAGAAGTACCAACGAAAATAACCAGATTGCTCAAGATATTACTGAGTTGTGGAATGTATTTTTATCTGAAAATGTGATGGCGCAAATTCCAGGTAAAATTAGCGAAGATATATATTGCATTTATACAGAATACGAATCGGATTATACCAAGCCTTATACTGTGCTTTTGGGTTGTAATGTGGAAAGTTTAAAGAATATCCCTAAAAAGTTTAAGAGCATTACCATTGAAAATGGACCTTTTAAAAAATTTGTAGCCAAAGGAAATGTCCAACAAGGTTCTGTTTGGGAAGAATGGACTAAAATCTGGAATACTGATTTAGACAGGGCTTATGTGGCAGATTTTGAAGTTTATGGTAAAAAAGCGCAAAATCCGGAAGATGCCGAAGTGGATATTTTTATTGGGGTAAAAAGTGCTTAAAAAATTAAAGGATGAGAACTATCCCATTGGAGACAGCTCTGCATCACTTTACAACAAATTGCGATTATTAAGTTGTAGTTTTAATTGGGTGAGATTTATTAAATCTCACCAGTTTCTGCTTTTTGTTTAAGATCGTCGTTAGCGAAAATCGCAACCTCTACTCTTCTGTTTTGTTCTCTACCTTCTGGGGTATCGTTAGAAGCAACTGGGTTACTTTCGCCTAAACCTTCTACATTCATTCTGTTAGATTTAATACCTAATCCACTTAAGTAAGTTTGTACAGATTGAGCTCTTTCTTTAGAAAGTTTTAAGTTATAATTATCTGAACCGATACTATCAGTATATCCTTGGATTACTATATCTGTTTCTGAATATTCGTTCAATGTTTCAGAGAATTTATCTAGTTCATTCTTCACTTCTGCATTCAAATCATCAGAGTCAAAACCGAAAAGGATACCAGAATCAAAAGTTACTAGAATACCTTCACCTACTCTTTCTACATCTGCCGAATTACCTAAGTCTTGCTCTAAATCTTCTTTTTGTTTATCCATGTAGCGACCGATTGCTGCACCTGTTACACCACCAATTGCTGCACCTAAAATGGCTCCCTCTGCTGTGTTACCTGATCTGTTACCGATAATACCGCCTAACGCAGCTCCACTACCTGCTCCAATTGCACCACCTTTGGCAGTACCATTCCAACTGTTACAACTTGTACTAAATACCATTCCCGATATTAAAAGTGCGCCTATATATTTTCTTGAAAAGTTCATGTGCTATTTGGTTTTTGAGTTTACTGTTATGTTGATACTTGTTGTGTTATTTGGTTTATATGTTGTTATTGGTCTCACTTTCAATAAATTTTATCATTCATTGAAAGTGAGTAAATTATATCTTTTTACTAGTAGCTGCTTACTGGGAAGCTAAAACCTACATTAAATCTAAATCCTCTGTTTTTAAAAGTACCGATGTCTACATTGTCAAGTTCCGACAAGCCAAGATCATATCTGGCATCTAGAATTAAATAGTTTTCACCAGTTATTTTAAAGTCGATACCTGCACCGAGTACGGCACCAATCTCATTTTCTTTATAGTTATCTTCGATATCTACTGTAGAACCGTCGATCATCTCATTCTCGGCATTCATTAAAAAGCTCATAGAAGGACCACCAAAGATTTTAGGTCTAATCCAAGAGTTAGATAAATAGATATTTGCCAATACTGGAATCTCTAAATAAGATACTCTTGTTTCGTCTATTAATGGGTTGTTGTTATATGCCGAACCCTCGTTCGAATAGTTAATCTCAGTTGAGATACCTACATTAGAAGTTAAAGGCACTTCACCAAAAACACCAAAAGCAGCTCTACTTAAGTTTTGTGTTTCAACTTGATCGATGTCGAATTTTGTAAGGTTCATACCACCTTTAAAACCCAACCTTGCTTGTGCGTTTGCTGCATTAAATGCAAGTATAGAAAGACAGCTGATTATTAAAGTTTTGTAAAAAATATTCAGATTTTTCATTGTAATTTGGTTTAGGTTAAAGTAGGAAGGCATGACTAATACAAAATGTATTAACTAATGCTTTGTCATACCTCCCTTAAATATTTATTGATTTGAGGTTAATTAGTTTTCTATGGTTTGCCTCTTACGAGTCCCATTAGTAGTGAGATTACAAATACTATTAGGAATACAAAGAATAATATTTTAGCAATTGAGGCTGCACCTGCAGCGATACCACCGAATCCAAAGACAGCGGCAATAATTGCTACAATTAAGAATATTACTGTCCAGCGTAACATGGTTTTAAAGTTTATTTGGTTAAATGAATGCTGCAATCGCAGCTTGTTAAAAAATAAGTTAGTAGATACAGAAGACTTTGTTCTTACGATGAAGTACACAGGAACAAAGTACTCCTGTACCTGACCAGTTGAAAACCGATCTTATAATATTTTAAGGATGTTTGGTTTTAGATTAATATCTATTAGCTATCAAAAAGATTTCTAACTTCTTTACCAAACTCGTCAAGTTCATTGTCAATTTTGGCTGTGGTTACTTCAAAATTTCTTTCAAGTTCTTCGAAGTTATCTTCTGTAGAATTTTGAATGTCGTTAAGGTCTGCGCTTAACTCTTTTCTAAATTCCATAAGTTCTCCTTTAGCTTCTTTATAGTTTTCTTTAGTTTCATCTTTTATATCCTCAGATGCATCTTCCATTTTTCTTTCATTGATTTCGATTTCTTCGTCGATCTGATCAATTTTTCTTTGGATGTTTAGAGCAAGTGCATCTTTCCTTTGTTGGAAATCTGCAGATGTTTCTTCGTAAGCACTTTCAGCAGATTTTTCTGATGATGGTGTGCTACAATTGGTAAAAAATAGGGTAGTACCTGCGATTAATGAGAATATCAAAAATTTAGTTTTCATATCAGTAGTATTTATGTTCTATTCTAATTTATCAATTTGTTATTTGAATAGACTATATGAAAATCTAATACCACAGTTTCCTAAAAAGATGAAAAAATAATATTAACAAATTGATAATCAGTATGTTATTTTGATTTTTTCGACCATGCCAATTTTTTTGTTTTAGAAAATACTGTGGTGCGTGCGCAACAATTGTGGGTATTATGTCTACTGAGTTGTTGAAATTGGT includes:
- a CDS encoding SusC/RagA family TonB-linked outer membrane protein, which produces MKNLLPGLLTVFLLMPMLQALAQEKTITGKVSSTEDGESLPGVTILVKGTTIGTTTDFNGSYKLNVPDASNIITFSYIGFQTQEVDIGNRSVVDVQLALDVSQLEEVVVIGFGTQEKKDITGAISSVSGEDLNEIPVPSFEQALTGRAAGVQVTTGSGTPGAGASLRIRGVGSTNNSEPLYVIDGIIIGNETGGGQTSISPLSLINPNDIESIDILKDASATAIYGARAGNGVVIITTKRGKEGKMSINLDTYASVSVLDRSNFSMLSGTDWARYYSEMMAETGNTDYKGKAFVDKVLSGAELPTYDWFDYANRNGKINSYNLSVTSGSAKSQIFTSLNYFDQEGILPNSDMKRYTIRLNSDHKFGKRLKVGNTLAISRSEANTVGNVDGNINTKNWIGRLLQANPYKPIFDPIDGDYAGLSAQDPDAEAQLDYQNEHPIWNMETNYDKEVRNRIWGSVFADYEIINGLTFHSMASVDWSFNKTEVRTPANTIDGAAARDETTSYLRMNYNEPRTWFIENTLRYEKSLDKHNFSLMAGYQAQNNLNLGFGSNAGAFVDTDYWFFSRPTLTNEITDSEGNVLATQPLVMPNVTNYQNESAFVSFFGRLIYDFNDKYLLTATVRRDGSSRFGASQRWGIFPAVSAGWRISEEAFMQDISQVSNLKLRVGYGISGSDNTGLYQWNSTIGAGADQEYVFNGGVIPGATLVRLANEYLSWEEIKMLNAGLDVGFFGGKLELTIDYFDKTTEGLLLAFAPAEEVGSLSNPTGNLGEINNKGIELTLRSVNVSTGDFRWITDFNISSVKNKVVSLPEDADRFNGVNITRVGEEIGAIYGFETDGLFQNWDEVYNHAYQNQSVESYNEETGLPNYTGNTDDATKENNTAPGDIKYVDQNGDGFIDADNDRVIIGSTIPDFTWGLNNTVSYKGITLSVFLQGVQGVDVYNSLRVGLESSNSSFANMREDVLNRWKGEGTSNSIPRAVFSNPNSNGRASQHWLEDGSFVRIKNVRLSYSFPKALLQSIRLENAGVNFYAVGTNLLTFTKYSGFDPEISLRDADNPETAGVDGGAYPLSRQFTLGMQLSF
- a CDS encoding RagB/SusD family nutrient uptake outer membrane protein; the protein is MKKYIILLLTGFLLTTCTDMLDQTDPTGPTGDNFFQTENDLQQAVVAAYSGLSLPISLHRLNILGFEQFTDNIYNGSATGDGAFGAWSTFSYDTQNQAIQENYRGFYQLINMCNQVIIRGSEADVSDEVLTQVVAEVTFLRGYAHFMLTLIWGDVPIVTEITNDPSGFAPEVSTADEVYEQVISDLTFAEENLSSVSAQGGRVNSWTAKAMLAKVYLFGADELGNDAWYSMSESKAAEVINSSTFGLFNELSTPKENLESIFQTYNENGKEHIFTVNHYNSGGNWSDNNVASEFPMASTARQMRNNNNMWGYGWAYVYEAIGTQWDDADARKDYNLWMQDEPIIVNGDTTGYYDQTNQNRCCARANGMCLQKFWYQENSKNVNGRSTLGFPVMRYADLLLMYAEADLLSDGTISAVGLEAINEVRNRAGLEDLSSGEITIEKILEERRWELFGESKRWFDFMRKRNSMPNLFTQAAAAIVAGDTDGDDNDFAAFTPAKHWKMPYPQSAVDRNPNLVQKPAWSAGD